Proteins encoded in a region of the Haloglomus salinum genome:
- a CDS encoding DJ-1/PfpI family protein, whose translation MHAAILLYDGFDEMDAVGPFEVFANAARAGADCEVSLREIDDAAVVTASHGLRVEPDGPLPQLGGDDLLVVPGGGWNDRDRPGAWTEAERGAVPDSIAAMHDGGATVASVCTGGMLAARAGILDGRPAVTHASALDDLRQYATVVDARVVDDGDVVTAGGVTSGLDLAFHLVDREFGSEVARQVATEMEYTPQGDVVRP comes from the coding sequence ATGCACGCCGCGATACTCCTGTACGACGGGTTCGACGAGATGGACGCCGTCGGGCCGTTCGAGGTGTTCGCGAACGCCGCCCGCGCCGGGGCTGACTGCGAGGTCTCCCTCCGCGAGATCGACGACGCGGCGGTCGTGACCGCGAGCCACGGGCTCCGCGTCGAGCCCGACGGCCCGCTCCCACAGCTCGGCGGCGACGACCTGCTCGTCGTCCCGGGCGGGGGGTGGAACGACCGCGACCGGCCGGGGGCGTGGACCGAAGCCGAGCGTGGTGCCGTCCCCGACAGCATCGCTGCCATGCACGACGGCGGCGCCACCGTGGCGAGCGTCTGTACCGGCGGGATGCTCGCCGCGCGCGCCGGCATCCTCGACGGCCGACCGGCGGTCACGCACGCGAGCGCGCTCGACGACCTCCGCCAGTACGCCACCGTGGTCGACGCGCGCGTCGTCGACGACGGCGATGTCGTCACCGCGGGGGGTGTCACCTCCGGGCTGGACCTCGCCTTCCACCTCGTGGACCGCGAGTTCGGGTCCGAGGTGGCCCGGCAGGTGGCGACGGAGATGGAGTACACGCCACAGGGCGACGTGGTGCGGCCGTAG
- a CDS encoding ribonuclease H-like domain-containing protein: MRLTNSFIGVRGVGEATERRLWQRGVTRWADYDPAVARDCRGVGATTADRIEAFVDEAPERLDDRDATFFDERLPSSERWRLYEDFRDEAAFFDIETTGLDEHRDDVTTVSVHRDGETRTLVNGGGTEPPHEPLTRERLADALDAPLLVTFNGIRFDQPFLETSLDWSTEAAHLDLMYPCKRLGLDGGLKRIEQDVGIDRDRPDISGRDAVRLWREYERGDASSLATLVSYNREDTVNLRRLMDLVGERLHDEVFVAARDGGE, from the coding sequence GTGCGACTGACGAACTCGTTCATCGGGGTCCGCGGGGTCGGCGAGGCCACCGAGCGGCGGCTGTGGCAGCGAGGCGTGACGCGCTGGGCCGACTACGACCCGGCCGTGGCGCGGGACTGCCGCGGCGTCGGCGCGACGACGGCCGACCGCATCGAGGCGTTCGTCGACGAGGCACCCGAGCGACTGGACGACCGCGACGCTACCTTCTTCGACGAGCGCCTCCCCTCCAGCGAGCGCTGGCGGCTCTACGAGGACTTCCGCGACGAGGCCGCCTTCTTCGATATCGAGACGACCGGGCTGGACGAACACCGCGACGACGTGACCACTGTGAGCGTCCACCGCGACGGCGAAACGCGGACACTGGTCAACGGCGGCGGCACGGAGCCGCCCCACGAGCCGCTGACCCGGGAGCGACTCGCCGACGCGCTCGACGCGCCGCTGCTGGTGACGTTCAACGGCATCCGCTTCGACCAGCCGTTCCTCGAGACCTCGCTGGACTGGTCGACCGAGGCGGCCCACCTCGACCTGATGTACCCCTGCAAGCGCCTCGGCCTCGACGGGGGGCTCAAGCGCATCGAACAGGACGTCGGCATCGACCGCGACCGCCCGGACATCTCCGGCCGGGACGCGGTGCGGCTCTGGCGCGAGTACGAGCGCGGCGACGCGAGCAGCCTGGCGACCCTGGTATCGTACAACCGTGAGGACACGGTCAACCTCCGGCGGCTGATGGACCTGGTCGGCGAGCGGCTCCACGACGAGGTGTTCGTGGCGGCGCGTGATGGTGGGGAGTAG
- a CDS encoding DUF6653 family protein, which translates to MVPDTAENTPASLRERLEATMWARHENPWSGWTRVPAGPALLLAVHLRSKRLLAVVLGWVVVNPFLFSPPDPETESWMTRGVRAERWWLGEGRGTLGLDWPNVVNLAGALAYVVGLVAALRRRPRATAVATLLASGLKLAWIAVIARRYDQRDESSNENPEFSDSAQSIETITELCE; encoded by the coding sequence ATGGTTCCCGACACGGCCGAGAACACTCCCGCCAGCCTCCGCGAACGCCTGGAAGCGACGATGTGGGCGCGTCACGAGAACCCGTGGAGCGGCTGGACCCGGGTCCCCGCCGGCCCTGCGCTGCTGCTCGCGGTTCACCTGCGGAGCAAGCGCCTGCTCGCGGTCGTCCTGGGGTGGGTCGTCGTCAACCCGTTCCTGTTCTCCCCGCCGGACCCGGAGACAGAGAGCTGGATGACCCGCGGCGTGCGCGCCGAGCGGTGGTGGCTCGGCGAGGGCCGCGGGACGCTGGGGCTGGACTGGCCGAACGTCGTCAACCTCGCCGGCGCGCTGGCGTACGTCGTCGGGCTCGTGGCCGCACTCCGCCGACGGCCGCGAGCGACCGCCGTGGCAACCCTCCTCGCGTCCGGGCTGAAGCTCGCGTGGATAGCGGTCATCGCCCGACGATACGACCAGCGGGACGAATCTTCGAACGAAAATCCGGAATTCTCCGATTCGGCCCAGAGTATCGAGACTATCACAGAGTTATGTGAGTAA
- a CDS encoding HPP family protein — protein sequence MDARTLRTGLAAGALLLVSGGAAWLTGLPALFPSLGPTAYVLADRPTASESQPRRVLGGHAIGVVAGLACFVLLVGSGSVAAPPAAGSLAGLRLAAAGVLSVGLTTGAMLATDLRHAPACATTLIVSLGLLSTARAGLLVVAAVAALVAVHRAGRVAVSQGQRTLGASDTMQ from the coding sequence ATCGACGCCCGTACGCTCCGGACCGGCCTCGCAGCGGGTGCGCTTCTCCTCGTCTCCGGGGGTGCCGCGTGGCTCACGGGCCTCCCGGCGCTGTTCCCCAGCCTCGGCCCGACGGCGTACGTGCTGGCCGACCGCCCGACGGCGTCCGAGAGCCAGCCGCGCCGGGTGCTCGGCGGCCACGCCATCGGTGTCGTCGCGGGACTGGCGTGCTTCGTCCTGCTGGTCGGGTCCGGGAGCGTCGCGGCGCCGCCAGCCGCCGGGTCGCTGGCTGGCCTCCGCCTCGCCGCCGCAGGGGTCCTCAGTGTCGGGCTCACGACCGGCGCGATGCTCGCGACGGACCTCCGCCACGCGCCGGCGTGCGCGACCACGCTCATCGTCTCGCTGGGCCTGCTCTCGACGGCCCGCGCGGGCCTACTCGTCGTCGCGGCGGTCGCGGCGCTGGTCGCGGTCCACCGCGCCGGGCGGGTGGCCGTCTCGCAGGGCCAGCGGACGCTGGGTGCGAGCGATACGATGCAGTAA
- a CDS encoding acyl-CoA dehydrogenase family protein, with amino-acid sequence MLDYVDLEADLTEEERMVRDTARDFVEDNVKPVVADHWIEGTFPKDLIPEMGELGFYGPNLSGYGLPDLSERAYGILMQELEAGDSGLRSMASVQGSLVMYPIYTYGSEAQKDEWLEAMGTGEKIGCFGLTEPNHGSNPSRMETYAEAEDDGYVLNGTKTWITNSPLADVALVWARDRSSPDDPVRGFLVETDRDGVETPKIDEKLSLRASITGQIELSNVYVPEANVLPDVQGMKGPLSCLTQARFGIAWGAIGAARDCFETAREYATDREQFGKPIGGFQIQQEKLAEMATQITTAQLLAYRLTELKERGDLRPEQVSMAKRNNVRMARDQSRIAREMLGGNGITADYSPMRHMANLETVYTYEGTHDIHSLILGHDLTGIPAFE; translated from the coding sequence ATGCTCGACTACGTGGATCTGGAGGCGGACCTGACCGAGGAGGAGCGGATGGTCCGGGACACGGCGCGCGATTTCGTGGAGGACAACGTCAAGCCGGTCGTCGCGGACCACTGGATCGAGGGGACGTTCCCGAAGGACCTCATCCCGGAGATGGGCGAACTCGGCTTCTACGGTCCGAACCTCTCGGGCTACGGGCTGCCGGACCTCTCGGAGCGAGCCTACGGCATCCTGATGCAGGAGCTGGAGGCGGGCGACTCGGGGCTGCGGTCGATGGCGTCGGTGCAGGGGTCGCTCGTGATGTACCCCATCTACACGTACGGCAGCGAGGCCCAGAAGGACGAGTGGCTCGAGGCGATGGGGACCGGCGAGAAAATCGGCTGCTTCGGGCTGACCGAGCCTAACCACGGCTCGAACCCGTCTCGGATGGAGACCTACGCCGAGGCCGAGGACGACGGATACGTGCTGAACGGCACCAAGACCTGGATTACCAACTCCCCGCTCGCGGACGTGGCGCTCGTGTGGGCGCGCGACCGTTCGTCCCCGGACGACCCCGTTCGTGGGTTCCTCGTCGAGACGGACCGCGACGGCGTCGAGACGCCGAAAATCGACGAGAAGCTCTCGCTCCGGGCCTCGATTACCGGCCAGATCGAACTGTCGAACGTCTACGTCCCCGAGGCCAACGTCCTGCCCGACGTGCAGGGGATGAAGGGGCCGCTCTCCTGTCTCACGCAGGCGCGCTTCGGCATCGCGTGGGGCGCCATCGGCGCCGCCCGTGACTGTTTCGAGACCGCGCGGGAGTACGCCACCGACCGCGAGCAGTTCGGCAAGCCCATCGGCGGCTTCCAGATTCAGCAGGAGAAACTCGCCGAGATGGCCACGCAGATTACCACCGCCCAGTTGCTCGCCTACCGGCTCACCGAGCTGAAGGAGCGCGGTGACCTGCGCCCGGAGCAGGTCTCGATGGCCAAGCGCAACAACGTGCGGATGGCCCGGGACCAGTCCCGCATCGCCCGTGAGATGCTGGGCGGGAACGGCATCACGGCGGACTACTCGCCGATGCGCCACATGGCCAACCTCGAAACGGTCTACACCTACGAGGGCACCCACGACATCCACTCGCTCATCCTCGGCCACGACCTGACCGGCATCCCCGCATTCGAGTAG
- a CDS encoding DCC1-like thiol-disulfide oxidoreductase family protein, producing the protein MSDIRDASGDGPAWFVYDDDCGFCSWWAAVAAEHTDLGIIGFAALTDEERARLPGDYEDCAHLLTEDEVWSCGAAIEAVLGRLGVLPRELRLFLNQTADYGPVREKLYRAAADRRAWWGRFVSEAPPERREPQ; encoded by the coding sequence ATGAGCGACATCCGTGACGCCAGCGGGGACGGACCGGCCTGGTTCGTCTACGACGACGACTGCGGTTTCTGCTCGTGGTGGGCGGCCGTCGCGGCCGAGCACACCGACCTCGGCATCATCGGGTTCGCGGCGCTCACCGACGAGGAACGCGCGCGCCTCCCCGGCGACTACGAGGACTGTGCCCACCTCCTGACCGAGGACGAGGTGTGGTCCTGTGGCGCGGCCATCGAGGCCGTCCTCGGCCGGCTCGGTGTGCTGCCCCGGGAGCTGCGGCTGTTCCTGAACCAGACGGCCGACTACGGGCCAGTGCGGGAGAAACTGTACCGCGCGGCGGCAGACCGGCGGGCCTGGTGGGGCCGGTTCGTCTCCGAGGCGCCACCGGAGCGCCGGGAACCGCAGTGA
- a CDS encoding cupin domain-containing protein translates to MEHVRIEDVDSWMSPASAKRPLSNALGAEDVTINHYELAPGESFAFGYHQHEGQEEVFYVLEGTATFEAGEPRRGSESASEDGEVRVAQGEAVRFAPGEWQQGTNETDERVVALAIGAPAEMGETTILRECEDCGERTEQAVQPTEDKDALVTVCQDCGAETGRFD, encoded by the coding sequence ATGGAACACGTGCGCATCGAGGACGTGGACTCGTGGATGAGCCCGGCGAGCGCGAAACGCCCGCTGTCGAACGCGCTCGGCGCCGAGGACGTCACCATCAACCACTACGAGCTCGCGCCGGGCGAGAGCTTCGCCTTCGGCTACCACCAGCACGAGGGCCAGGAGGAGGTCTTCTACGTGCTGGAGGGGACCGCGACGTTCGAGGCAGGGGAGCCGCGACGCGGCTCCGAATCCGCGAGCGAGGACGGGGAGGTCCGTGTGGCGCAGGGGGAGGCGGTCCGGTTCGCCCCGGGCGAGTGGCAGCAGGGGACCAACGAGACCGACGAGCGTGTCGTCGCGCTGGCCATCGGCGCGCCCGCCGAGATGGGTGAGACGACCATCCTCCGCGAGTGCGAGGACTGCGGCGAGCGGACCGAGCAGGCCGTCCAGCCGACCGAGGACAAGGACGCGCTCGTCACCGTCTGCCAGGACTGCGGCGCGGAGACCGGTCGCTTCGACTGA
- a CDS encoding cupin domain-containing protein, with product MDPVNADDLEWTETEEGATHFRRKQLAAAAGGERIGTSLYELPPGARSWPLHYHTGNEEAFFVLDGEGRLRTDEADDTEDGHPVEAGDYVACPADERGAHQLVNTGAEPLRFLAISTMNEPDVAVYPESGTVGTFVGRAPGGEGDASPTFFREADAVGYWDADGPGGHAAAGSEGDGAE from the coding sequence ATGGACCCCGTGAACGCCGACGACCTCGAGTGGACGGAGACGGAGGAAGGGGCGACCCACTTCCGGCGGAAGCAACTCGCCGCGGCGGCGGGTGGCGAGCGCATCGGGACGAGCCTCTACGAACTCCCGCCCGGTGCCCGCTCGTGGCCGCTCCACTACCACACGGGCAACGAGGAGGCGTTCTTCGTGCTGGACGGCGAGGGGCGGCTCCGGACCGACGAGGCGGACGATACCGAGGACGGCCACCCCGTCGAAGCGGGCGACTACGTGGCCTGTCCCGCTGACGAGCGCGGCGCCCACCAGCTCGTCAACACGGGGGCGGAACCGCTGCGCTTCCTCGCCATCTCCACGATGAACGAGCCCGACGTGGCCGTCTACCCCGAGTCCGGGACCGTCGGCACCTTCGTCGGTCGGGCACCGGGTGGCGAGGGCGACGCGTCGCCAACGTTCTTCCGCGAGGCCGACGCGGTGGGCTACTGGGACGCGGACGGCCCTGGTGGTCACGCTGCGGCCGGGAGCGAGGGCGACGGCGCCGAGTGA
- the purH gene encoding bifunctional phosphoribosylaminoimidazolecarboxamide formyltransferase/IMP cyclohydrolase, with protein sequence MQLAGMASNRGRNLLHIADRAPGGAEFAVVLANEEGAPVLEAASERGIPTEVVVREEGESREAHEARVRERLAGYEFDLVCLDGYMRILTEAFLDEVPTTLNVHPSLLPAFPGMDAHEQVLGAGVSVTGCTVHVVDETVDGGPIVTQEPVPVYDDDEPADLKERVLYEAEFAAYPRAVEWFVEGRAEVDHDEGVVRVDGDTATRDDGEPFPRRRLAADDRVADLRYGENPHQAAALYADATCEEANVVDAPQLNEGAKALSYNNYNDADGALDLIKEFDEPAAAVIKHTNPAGCATADTLADAYADALSTDPMSAFGGIVALNRECDAATAEQIIDSFKEVVVAPGYTDAALDVLFEKENLRVLDVGDESTLSETSERHTEKPLVGGRLVQDRDLQDVSADDLEFVTERQPTDAEVETMLFAWKTLKHVKSNGILFAQGTETVGVGMGQVSRVDAVRLAAMKAEEHAEGKDAQGAVMASDAFFPFPDGIEAAADAGIEAVIQPGGSVNDEDVIEAADEHGMAMAFTGQRSFRHD encoded by the coding sequence ATGCAACTGGCCGGAATGGCGTCCAACCGTGGGCGCAACCTGCTGCACATCGCCGACCGCGCACCGGGTGGTGCCGAGTTCGCCGTCGTCCTCGCCAACGAGGAGGGCGCACCCGTCCTCGAGGCGGCCTCCGAGCGTGGCATCCCGACCGAGGTCGTCGTCCGCGAGGAGGGCGAGTCCCGCGAAGCACACGAGGCACGCGTCCGTGAGCGGCTGGCGGGCTACGAGTTCGACCTCGTCTGCCTCGACGGCTACATGCGCATCCTCACCGAGGCGTTCCTCGACGAGGTGCCGACGACGCTCAACGTCCACCCGTCGCTCCTGCCGGCGTTTCCGGGGATGGACGCCCACGAGCAGGTGCTCGGCGCGGGCGTCTCGGTCACTGGCTGTACCGTCCACGTCGTCGACGAGACGGTCGACGGCGGCCCCATCGTCACGCAGGAACCCGTGCCGGTCTACGACGACGACGAGCCGGCCGACCTGAAAGAGCGGGTGCTGTACGAGGCGGAGTTCGCCGCCTACCCGCGCGCCGTCGAGTGGTTCGTCGAGGGCCGCGCCGAGGTCGACCACGACGAGGGCGTCGTCCGCGTCGACGGCGACACCGCCACCCGCGACGACGGCGAGCCGTTCCCGAGACGGCGCCTCGCGGCCGACGACCGGGTCGCCGACCTCCGCTACGGGGAGAACCCCCACCAGGCCGCCGCGCTGTACGCGGACGCCACCTGCGAGGAGGCCAACGTCGTCGACGCCCCGCAGCTGAACGAGGGCGCGAAGGCCCTCTCGTACAACAACTACAACGACGCCGACGGCGCGCTCGACCTCATCAAGGAGTTCGACGAGCCCGCCGCGGCCGTCATCAAGCACACCAACCCTGCCGGCTGTGCGACCGCGGACACGCTCGCGGACGCGTACGCGGACGCCCTCTCGACGGACCCGATGAGCGCGTTCGGCGGCATCGTCGCCCTGAACCGGGAGTGCGATGCGGCCACGGCCGAGCAGATCATCGACTCGTTCAAGGAGGTCGTCGTCGCGCCCGGCTACACCGACGCCGCGCTCGACGTGCTGTTCGAGAAGGAGAACCTCCGCGTGCTGGACGTGGGCGACGAGTCGACCCTCTCCGAGACGAGCGAGCGCCACACCGAGAAGCCCCTCGTCGGCGGCCGACTGGTCCAGGACCGGGACCTGCAGGACGTGAGCGCCGACGACCTGGAGTTCGTCACCGAGCGCCAGCCCACCGACGCGGAGGTCGAGACGATGCTGTTCGCCTGGAAGACGCTCAAGCACGTCAAGTCCAACGGCATCCTGTTCGCGCAGGGCACCGAGACGGTTGGCGTCGGGATGGGCCAGGTCTCCCGGGTCGACGCCGTCCGCCTCGCGGCGATGAAGGCCGAGGAACACGCCGAGGGCAAGGACGCCCAGGGCGCCGTGATGGCCTCGGACGCCTTCTTCCCCTTCCCGGACGGCATCGAGGCGGCCGCCGACGCGGGCATCGAGGCCGTCATCCAGCCCGGCGGCTCCGTCAACGACGAGGACGTCATCGAGGCCGCCGACGAACACGGGATGGCGATGGCGTTCACGGGGCAGCGGTCGTTCCGTCACGACTGA
- a CDS encoding DUF5611 family protein: MEEYKMRRGEYLEERVPDLEGTIEDYFGPITGTEEFNGSDLYVVGDPDNPVFEKVVAGAVAYSGKKDKLAVDFVERDLESLMETGDVDAAGDANAAKNDFLLECTGRDAKSRRESMKRAVEDDADTPDDV; encoded by the coding sequence CGCCGGGGCGAGTATCTCGAAGAGCGTGTCCCCGACCTGGAGGGGACCATCGAGGACTACTTCGGCCCCATCACTGGCACGGAGGAGTTCAACGGGAGCGACCTGTACGTCGTCGGCGACCCCGACAACCCCGTCTTCGAGAAGGTCGTCGCGGGCGCCGTCGCCTACTCGGGCAAGAAGGACAAGCTCGCGGTCGACTTCGTCGAGCGCGACCTCGAGAGCCTGATGGAGACGGGCGACGTCGACGCCGCGGGGGACGCCAACGCCGCGAAGAACGACTTCCTGCTGGAGTGTACCGGGCGTGACGCGAAATCCCGTCGCGAGTCGATGAAGCGCGCCGTCGAGGACGACGCCGACACGCCGGACGACGTCTGA